A genomic window from Camelus ferus isolate YT-003-E chromosome 9, BCGSAC_Cfer_1.0, whole genome shotgun sequence includes:
- the LOC102516977 gene encoding cationic amino acid transporter 3-like translates to MRCQDVLQFCQKLVRRPPLKPREGSESLLARCLNTLDLVALGVGNTLGAGVYILAGEVAKDKAGPAIVICFLVAALSSVLSGLCYAEFGARVPCSGSAYLYSYVTVGELCAFITGWNLILSYVIVTASVARAWSSAFDSLTGNHISQGLQGTLSLYMPYFLAKYPDFFALGLVLLMTGVLVLGARESVLVTKVFTGLNLLVLGFIILSGFIKGDLHNWQLTEQDYNLTASGPNGTYSLDHLGSGGFVPFGFDGILRGAATCFYGFIGFDVIATTGEEARNPQRSIPLGILTSLFICFLAYFGVSASLTLMVPYYQIDPESPLPQAFLHVGWAPASYVVAVGTLCALTSSLLGNMFAMSRVTYAMADDGLLFRRLARIHTRTHTPIVATLASGNLAAIMALLFEFSDLVDVMSIGTLFAYSLVVISVLVLRYQPDQHLQTNESTEDKTETPEPEAGPLEPVPDAQNLETLRTLCDPINSTPTLTSGRIVYGCTLLMVLLLTALSLVLAQWPRRVFSGDPVCTTVAVLLLVLSAGVTVTIWRQPQGPTPPPFKVPALPVLPVLSIFVNVHLMMQMTTWTWAQFGIWNAIGFAVYFGYGIRHSLEENTDPQPPASNS, encoded by the exons ATGCGATGTCAGGATGTTCTCCAATTTTGTCAGAAGCTGGTCCGCAGGCCGCCcctgaagcccagggaggggtcTGAGAGTCTCCTGGCTCGTTGTCTGAACACCCTCGACCTGGTGGCCTTGGGTGTGGGCAACACCCTGGGGGCTGGCGTGTACATCCTGGCTGGAGAGGTGGCCAAGGACAAAGCTGGACCGGCAATCGTCATCTGCTTCCTGGTGGCCGCCCTGTCTTCTGTGTTGTCTGGGCTCTGCTATGCGGAGTTTGGGGCCCGCGTACCATGTTCTGGTTCTGCGTATCTCTACAGCTATGTCACAGTGGGAGAACTGTGTGCCTTCATCACTGGCTGGAACCTCATACTGTCCTATGTCATTG TCACCGCCAGCGTGGCCAGGGCCTGGAGCTCTGCCTTTGACAGCCTGACTGGGAACCACATCTCTCAGGGGTTACAGGGCACTCTCTCCCTGTACATGCCCTACTTCCTGGCCAAGTACCCAGACTTCTTCGCACTGGGCCTGGTGTTGCTGATGACTG GAGTGCTGGTTCTGGGAGCTCGAGAGTCAGTCCTGGTTACCAAAGTGTTCACAGGCCTGAACCTTTTGGTTCTCGGCTTCATCATCCTGTCTGGCTTCATTAAGGGAGATCTGCACAACTGGCAGCTCACGGAACAGGACTATAACTTGACAGCATCTGGACCCAACGGCACCTATAG CTTGGACCATCTGGGTTCTGGAGGGTTTGTGCCTTTTGGCTTTGATGGGATTCTCCGAGGAGCGGCTACCTGTTTCTACGGGTTTATCGGTTTTGATGTCATCGCCACTACAG GGGAGGAAGCCCGGAATCCGCAGCGCTCCATCCCCTTGGGCATCCTGACCTCGCTCTTCATCTGCTTTTTGGCGTATTTTGGCGTCTCAGCGTCACTCACCCTCATGGTGCCCTACTACCAGATTGACCCTGAGAGCCCCTTGCCGCAGGCTTTTCTCCATGTTGGGTGGGCTCCTGCCAGCTATGTGGTGGCTGTTGGCACCCTCTGTGCACTTACATCTAG cctcctgggtAACATGTTCGCCATGTCTCGAGTGACTTACGCGATGGCAGATGACGGACTCCTTTTCCGGAGACTCGCCCGGATCCACAcccgcacacacacccccatcgTGGCCACTTTGGCTTCTGGAAACCTTGCAG CGATCATGGCGTTACTCTTCGAGTTCAGTGATCTTGTGGACGTCATGTCAATTGGGACCCTGTTTGCTTACTCGCTGGTGGTTATTTCTGTTCTTGTCCTCAG GTACCAGCCAGATCAGCATTTACAGACGAATGAGAGCACAGAGGACAAAACTGAGACTCCTGAACCTGAAGCAGGTCCTTTGGAACCTGTACCTGATGCACAAAACCTAGAGACTCTCAGGACCCTGTGTGACCCTATCAACAGCACCCCCACTCTGACATCTGGCCGGATTGTCTATGGATGCACCTTACTGATGG TTCTCCTGCTGACGGCCCTGAGCCTGGTGCTGGCCCAGTGGCCCCGCCGTGTGTTCTCTGGAGACCCCGTCTGTACAACGGTGGCTGTGCTGCTGCTGGTGCTCAGCGCCGGGGTCACTGTCACCATctggaggcagccccagggccccactcctcctcccttcaAG GTGCCTGCTCTGCCTGTCCTCCCAGTGCTGAGCATCTTCGTGAATGTCCACTTGATGATGCAGATGACCACTTGGACCTGGGCCCAGTTTGGCATCTGGAATGCCATTG GATTTGCCGTATACTTTGGATATGGGATCCGACACAGCTTGGAGGAGAACACTGATccacagcctccagcctccaacTCCTAA
- the LOC116665943 gene encoding olfactory receptor 6C1-like, with the protein MPDRAPRPGRSSNGTAAPEFVRLGVTDVRGLQLLLLAVLLVTHVLTLPGNLLIVTLTVADRRLATPMPCCLRHSSLLEPGCASAVTPQALVHLLTGRGTVSRARCFSQTGLCFILGTAESLLPAVTSADRYPAVCRPLRCPARRTAGHALAGAGVRRPQAPAAGVLPGGRVHPGLCRGGDRPVLRPLSGTVLHLPSSRGRRKASSTCPSPLLVVALTCGSCLTVHLSPRRTGRLKLNRGVAFFSTIVSPLLNPFVYCLRNELVQKVSRDLLIKVGGVPSKTLRA; encoded by the exons ATGCCAG ACCGggccccccgccccggccgcTCGTCCAACGGCACCGCAGCGCCGGAGTTCGTGCGCCTGGGGGTCACCGACGTGCGCGGactccagctccttctcctcGCTGTGCTCCTGGTCACGCACGTGCTGACCCTCCCGGGGAACCTGCTCATCGTCACCCTGACCGTGGCCGACCGCCGCCTCGCCACCCCGATGCCCTGCTGCCTCCGGCACTCCTCGCTGCTGGAGCCGGGCTGCGCCTCCGCCGTCACCCCGCAGGCGCTGGTCCACCTCCTCACTGGACGTGGGACCGTCTCCCGAGCCAGATGCTTCTCCCAGACGGGGCTCTGCTTCATCCTGGGCACCGCGGAGTCCCTGCTGCCGGCGGTGACGTCCGCGGACCGCTACCCGGCCGTCTGCCGGCCGCTGCGGTGCCCCGCCCGCAGGACCGCTGGG CACGCCCTTGCTGGAGCTGGTGTGCGCagaccccaggcccctgcagctGGTGTCCTTCCTGGTGGCCGCGTGCACCCTGGCCTCTGCCGTGGTGGTGACCGGCCTGTGCTACGGCCGCTCAGCGGCACCGTCCTGCACCTGCCTTCATCCCGGGGCCGCCGCAAggcctcctccacctgcccctcccccctcctggTGGTCGCCCTCACCTGCGGGAGCTGCCTCACCGTGCACCTGAGCCCCCGGCGGACAGGGCGGCTGAAGCTCAACAGAGGAGTCGCTTTCTTCAGCACCATCGTGTCGCCCCTGCTGAACCCCTTCGTCTACTGCCTGAGGAATGAGCTGGTCCAGAAAGTGAGCAGGGATTTGCTGATCAAGGTGGGAGGGGTTCCTTCTAAGACGCTCAGGGCATAA